CTTTAGCTACTCTAGCAGCTAGCGATGCTCCCAACAATCTTTTAACCCAAGTTGCATCTCAAGTAGCTAGGATTGAAAATATAGAACAACTTGAGAATATCGCCGCTTGTACATTTGTCCTAGCTGGGTTGCGGTTTGAGGAACCTTTAATTAACCAATTGCTAACAACGGATATTATGCGCGAATCTGTGACTTATCAACAAATTCTTCGTGAAGGTCGCCAAGAAGGAATCAAGGAAGGGCGCCAAGAAGGAATCAAGGAAGGCGAGTTGGCTTTGATTATCCGCCAGTTGACTCGTCGGTTTGGTATCATCGATCCCCAGTTGGCTCAACGACTGCAATTATTATCTAGTCCCCAATTGGAGGATTTAGCAGAGGTGCTGTTAGATTTTTCCCAGGTGAGCGACTTAATTATCTGGTTGGAACAGCAGGGAAAATAAGATGCGCTTAGTATATAATGAGGGATTGTGTCGAATCAATGCTAGACCATGCCTAAACTCAAGACCCGTAAAGCAGCAGCGAAGCGATTCCGTGCCACCGGCTCAGGTAAAATCGTGCGTCGCAAGGCTTTCAAAAACCACCTCCTAGAACACAAAACCTCTAACAAAAAACGTGGACTGTCCAAGACAACACTTGTACATGAGCGTGATGAGGATAATGTGCGCTTGATGCTTCCATATTTGTAAATTTTTCAGGAATATTCAGGAATATTAAGTTATGACTCGGGTAAAACGCGGTAACGTAGCTCGTAAACGCCGCAATAAAATTCTCAAACTGGCTAAAGGTTTTCGCGGTTCCCACTCAACCCTGTTTAGAACCGCCAACCAACAGGTGATGAAGGCGCTACGGAGTGCTTACCGCGATCGCAAAAAGAAGAAACGCGATTTCCGCCGCCTGTGGATCGCCCGCATCAACGCTGCATCTCGCCAACATGGTTTGAGTTACAGCCAGTTGATTGGTAATCTGAAAAAAGCCGATGTGCAACTAAATCGCAAAATGTTGGCACAGTTAGCAGTTCTCGATCCAGCTAGCTTTGCCAAAGTCGCTGAATTAGCAACTCAAACTAAAGGGTAAAGGTGATTACGGATGAATAACGGATGTAACAAATGGCAAGCAAATAGTCGGTTACATCTGCTATTATCCGCGATATTTGTGTGTATTTTCTGTTGGCTGGGGATGGGAAACATCGCATCAGCCGCCCAAATCCCAGAAATACAACAGCGGGGCTATTTAAATATCGCCGTTAAAGATAACTTACGTCCCTTGGGATTTAGAGATGCTAACGGTAATTTACAAGGCTTGGAAATTGATTTAGCAAAGCATTTGGCATCTGACTTGCTAGGGAAAGCAGATGCTGTCAAATTGCAACCCGTAACCAATCGCGATCGCCTGTCTGTAGTCTTCAATCATAAAGTAGATCTCGCCATAGCTAGGGTAACAGCAACCGAGTCCCGCGCTCGTTTGGTAAGTTTAAGTGTTCCCTACTACTTTGATCGTACTGTATTCGTAGCTAAAGATACCAAAGTCCAGCAGCAGCGAGATTTGGCAAAGCGGAAAATTGCTGTACTAAATAATTCCAGTACTATCGCCCAAGTGCAATATATTTTACCTAAAGCCGAGTTGGTAGGAGTAAATTCCTATCAAGAAGCACAAAAGCAAATAGAAAGCAATACAGTCGCAGCCTTCGCCGCCGATGCTAGTGTTTTGACCGGTTGGGTGCAAGAATATCCTCAATATCGGTTACTGCCAACCCAACTATCAACAGAACCCCTGTCTGTAGTTATGCCCAAAGGATTGCAGTACGATGATTTAAGACGACAAGTAAACGAAGCGATCGCTCGTTATCTTGCTGAAGGTTGGCTCAAGCAACGGATTCAATATTGGGGCTTACCATAATTGAGTCAAGAGTGAGGAGTGAGGAGTGAGGAGTGAGGAGTTGGGAGTGAGGAGTGAGGAGTGAGGAATGAGGAGTTAGGAGTTAGGAGTGAGGAGTTAGGAGTTAGGAGTGACAAATGACAAATGACAAATGACAAATGACAAAAAGCTGATAATAAAGAAGAACCTTTAATAGTTGTATTTGCAGACAATGGATAATAGTCTCCCAGTTGTTTATCTCTCAATTTTCGTAGGGTTGCTCAGTTTTACGGTTGTGAGTGTTTTTCGCCAAATTTTCAAAACTCGTAAGCGTGAAAGTGCCTTATCTAGGTTGAACAAAAAGTTAGCTAAAGAAAAGGGGACGGCTCAAGAATATTATGAATTGGGCAGTATTTATTCCGAGAAAAAATTGTTTACTCAGGGAATATCGCTGTTTCAAAAAGCTCTGAAGGCGGCCGAAGAAGAGGGCGAAGAAGATATCGCACCAATTTACAATGGGCTGGGTTATGCTTACTTTTCTCAAGAACAATATGACTTGGCAATTCGTCAGTATAAAGAAGCCATCAAAAGTAAACCAGACTATGTGACGGCGCTGAATAATCTTGGTCACGCCTACGAGAAGAAAAAGTTAACTCCTCAAGCACTAGAAAGTTACGAAGAAGCACTGAAATTTGCGCCAAATAATGCCACTGCGAAACGCCGTGCTGAATCTTTGCGACGCTTGGTATCTGCGTAAGGGACTGACAAAAAATAAATTATCCCAAATTATGTCTACATTTGTAGGGGCGCAACGCCTTGCGCCCTTACCTCATTTCCCCAGATGTTTACTCCCTTCCCGCTCTAAGATTACCTAT
The Gloeotrichia echinulata CP02 DNA segment above includes these coding regions:
- a CDS encoding DUF4351 domain-containing protein, which encodes MLQYLVRLQAQYPDKIIEQVVIFLKRTNSDAVFVDTYTSAYTTHQYRVIRMWEQDPTPLLANPALLPLATLAASDAPNNLLTQVASQVARIENIEQLENIAACTFVLAGLRFEEPLINQLLTTDIMRESVTYQQILREGRQEGIKEGRQEGIKEGELALIIRQLTRRFGIIDPQLAQRLQLLSSPQLEDLAEVLLDFSQVSDLIIWLEQQGK
- the rpmI gene encoding 50S ribosomal protein L35; its protein translation is MPKLKTRKAAAKRFRATGSGKIVRRKAFKNHLLEHKTSNKKRGLSKTTLVHERDEDNVRLMLPYL
- the rplT gene encoding 50S ribosomal protein L20; the protein is MTRVKRGNVARKRRNKILKLAKGFRGSHSTLFRTANQQVMKALRSAYRDRKKKKRDFRRLWIARINAASRQHGLSYSQLIGNLKKADVQLNRKMLAQLAVLDPASFAKVAELATQTKG
- a CDS encoding transporter substrate-binding domain-containing protein, which produces MNNGCNKWQANSRLHLLLSAIFVCIFCWLGMGNIASAAQIPEIQQRGYLNIAVKDNLRPLGFRDANGNLQGLEIDLAKHLASDLLGKADAVKLQPVTNRDRLSVVFNHKVDLAIARVTATESRARLVSLSVPYYFDRTVFVAKDTKVQQQRDLAKRKIAVLNNSSTIAQVQYILPKAELVGVNSYQEAQKQIESNTVAAFAADASVLTGWVQEYPQYRLLPTQLSTEPLSVVMPKGLQYDDLRRQVNEAIARYLAEGWLKQRIQYWGLP
- a CDS encoding tetratricopeptide repeat protein; this encodes MDNSLPVVYLSIFVGLLSFTVVSVFRQIFKTRKRESALSRLNKKLAKEKGTAQEYYELGSIYSEKKLFTQGISLFQKALKAAEEEGEEDIAPIYNGLGYAYFSQEQYDLAIRQYKEAIKSKPDYVTALNNLGHAYEKKKLTPQALESYEEALKFAPNNATAKRRAESLRRLVSA